One region of Pseudomonas alvandae genomic DNA includes:
- a CDS encoding iron-containing alcohol dehydrogenase, with protein sequence MSLSSFKIAHKLITGAAAIEQLAAELTRLDVDNPLIVTDAALVKSGTVELALQHLGGRDYEIFDRVMPDPEIAIVEDCMQAYRDGGHDGLIGLGGGSAIDIAKCVGVYAGYHGELQDMFGVDQVPRKGPPMIAIPTTAGTGSEVTNVAILSDKAAQLKKGIVSDYLLPDVALVSPQMTLTCPRGVTAASGVDALAHAIEAYLSLNASPITDALAIGAIKLITRALPKAYANPNHLQAREDMATASLMAGMAFGNAGVGAVHALAYPLGGRFHVSHGVANALLLPYVMEWNKMACVERMRDIAEAMGIRTAHLSDLEAADEAVDAMVALCAAVQIPQGLSGLGVTEDVIPSMAVEAAGIERLMRNNPRQLSAADIEKIYRAAY encoded by the coding sequence ATGAGTCTTTCCTCATTCAAGATCGCCCACAAACTGATCACCGGTGCCGCTGCCATCGAGCAACTGGCCGCCGAGTTGACGCGCCTGGACGTCGACAATCCACTGATCGTGACCGACGCAGCGCTGGTCAAGTCCGGCACGGTGGAACTGGCGCTGCAGCACCTGGGCGGACGCGACTACGAGATTTTCGACCGGGTCATGCCAGACCCGGAAATCGCCATCGTCGAAGATTGCATGCAAGCCTACCGCGACGGTGGCCATGATGGACTGATCGGCCTGGGCGGCGGCAGTGCCATCGATATCGCCAAGTGCGTGGGCGTCTACGCCGGTTACCACGGCGAGCTGCAGGATATGTTCGGTGTCGATCAGGTGCCGCGCAAAGGCCCGCCGATGATCGCCATTCCTACCACCGCCGGTACCGGTTCGGAAGTGACCAACGTGGCGATCCTCTCCGACAAGGCCGCCCAGCTGAAAAAAGGCATCGTCAGCGATTATCTGTTGCCGGATGTGGCGCTGGTCAGCCCGCAGATGACCCTCACATGCCCGCGCGGCGTAACGGCTGCCAGTGGCGTCGACGCGCTGGCGCATGCCATCGAGGCCTACCTGTCGCTCAACGCCTCGCCGATTACCGATGCACTGGCCATTGGCGCAATCAAGCTGATCACCCGGGCTCTGCCCAAGGCCTACGCCAACCCTAACCATCTGCAAGCCCGCGAAGACATGGCCACCGCCAGCCTGATGGCCGGCATGGCGTTCGGCAATGCCGGGGTGGGGGCGGTGCATGCGCTGGCTTATCCGTTGGGCGGGCGTTTCCATGTATCCCACGGGGTCGCCAATGCGTTGCTGCTGCCCTATGTAATGGAGTGGAACAAAATGGCCTGTGTCGAGCGCATGCGCGACATCGCCGAGGCCATGGGCATCAGGACCGCTCACCTGAGCGACCTTGAAGCCGCTGACGAGGCTGTCGATGCGATGGTCGCCTTGTGCGCCGCGGTGCAGATCCCCCAAGGCCTGAGCGGCCTGGGCGTGACCGAGGACGTGATCCCGTCCATGGCGGTGGAGGCTGCGGGGATCGAGCGCCTGATGCGCAACAATCCGCGCCAACTGAGCGCCGCCGATATCGAGAAGATCTACCGCGCGGCGTATTGA
- a CDS encoding ABC transporter permease: protein MLSPYMSPVERVWFYSLRILCGLVLLFLILPVLVIIPLSFNSGSFLVYPLQGFSLQWYHDFFASAEWMRALKNSIIVAPAATLLAMIFGTLAAIGLTRGDFPGKALVMALVISPMVVPVVIIGVASYLFFAPLGMGNSFFSLIIVHAVLGVPFVIITVSATLQGFNHNLVRAAASLGASPLTAFRRVTLPLIAPGVISGALFAFATSFDEVVVTLFLAGPEQATLPRQMFSGIRENLSPTIAAAATLLIAFSVILLLTLEWLRGRSEKLRTTQA from the coding sequence ATGCTGAGTCCTTACATGTCCCCCGTCGAACGGGTGTGGTTCTACAGCTTGCGCATACTTTGCGGGCTGGTCCTGTTGTTCCTGATCCTGCCGGTGCTGGTGATCATTCCGTTGTCGTTCAACTCCGGCAGCTTCCTGGTCTATCCGCTGCAGGGCTTTTCGTTGCAGTGGTATCACGACTTCTTCGCTTCGGCGGAGTGGATGCGGGCCTTGAAGAACAGCATCATCGTTGCCCCGGCGGCTACATTGCTGGCGATGATCTTCGGTACGCTGGCGGCCATTGGCCTGACTCGCGGCGATTTCCCGGGCAAGGCGCTGGTGATGGCACTGGTGATTTCCCCGATGGTGGTACCGGTGGTGATCATCGGCGTGGCGAGCTACCTGTTTTTCGCACCGCTGGGCATGGGTAACAGCTTCTTCTCCTTGATCATCGTCCACGCCGTGCTGGGCGTACCGTTCGTCATCATCACGGTCTCGGCGACGCTGCAGGGTTTCAACCACAACCTCGTCCGGGCAGCTGCAAGTCTCGGGGCGTCGCCATTGACGGCGTTTCGTCGGGTGACCCTGCCGTTGATCGCCCCAGGCGTGATCTCTGGAGCGCTGTTCGCCTTCGCGACGTCGTTTGACGAGGTGGTCGTAACCCTGTTCCTGGCCGGCCCCGAGCAGGCAACGTTGCCACGGCAGATGTTCAGCGGTATCCGCGAAAACCTCAGCCCCACCATCGCGGCGGCGGCGACGTTGCTGATTGCCTTCTCGGTGATCCTGCTGCTGACCCTGGAGTGGTTGCGTGGGCGTAGCGAGAAGCTGCGCACCACCCAAGCCTGA
- a CDS encoding ABC transporter permease has translation MAIAVPMNAGTSPTLKQRLKRAERVNRWKAQALIAPLVLFLLLVFLVPIVALLFKSVSNPEVVGAMPRTVAAVAAWDGRGLPGEPVYKAASEDLAEARKNQTLGDLSKRLNMESAGYRSLLTKTARALPFATEPASYKEALEGLDERWGDPAYWQVIRRNTSNVTPYYLLAAVDHRIDDLGELAPATPDQAIYLDIFTRTFWMGLVITAICLVLAYPLAYLLANLPSRQSNLLMILVLLPFWTSILVRVAAWIVLLQSGGLINSALMAMGVIDKPLELVFNRTGVYISMVHILLPFMILPIYSVMKGISPTYMRAAISLGCHPFASFWRVYFPQTYAGVGAGCLLVFILAIGYYITPALLGSPNDQMVSYFVAFYTNTSINWGMATALGGLLLLATIVLYLIYSWLVGASRLRLS, from the coding sequence ATGGCCATCGCCGTTCCAATGAACGCGGGCACCAGCCCCACACTCAAGCAGCGGCTCAAGCGCGCCGAGCGGGTCAACCGCTGGAAGGCCCAGGCCCTGATCGCGCCGCTGGTACTGTTTCTGCTGCTGGTGTTCCTGGTGCCGATCGTCGCGCTGCTGTTCAAAAGCGTCAGCAACCCGGAAGTCGTGGGCGCCATGCCGCGCACCGTCGCTGCCGTCGCTGCCTGGGACGGACGTGGTTTGCCCGGCGAGCCGGTGTACAAGGCTGCCAGCGAAGATCTGGCTGAAGCCCGCAAAAATCAAACGCTGGGCGACTTGTCCAAGCGACTGAACATGGAATCGGCCGGCTATCGCAGCCTGCTGACGAAAACGGCCCGGGCGCTGCCGTTCGCGACTGAGCCCGCCTCTTATAAAGAAGCATTGGAAGGCCTCGACGAGCGTTGGGGCGATCCGGCGTACTGGCAAGTGATCCGCCGCAACACCAGTAACGTCACGCCGTATTACCTGTTGGCGGCTGTCGACCACCGCATCGACGATCTCGGCGAACTGGCGCCAGCCACCCCCGACCAGGCGATCTACCTGGACATCTTCACCCGTACTTTCTGGATGGGCCTGGTGATCACCGCGATCTGCCTGGTACTTGCCTATCCGCTGGCCTACCTGCTGGCGAACCTGCCGTCGCGTCAAAGCAACCTGCTGATGATCCTGGTGCTGCTGCCGTTCTGGACTTCGATCCTGGTGCGGGTGGCGGCGTGGATCGTGCTGCTGCAGTCCGGTGGGTTGATCAACAGCGCGTTGATGGCCATGGGTGTCATCGATAAACCGCTGGAGCTGGTGTTCAACCGCACCGGCGTCTACATCTCGATGGTCCACATCCTGCTGCCGTTCATGATCCTGCCGATCTACAGCGTGATGAAGGGCATCTCGCCCACCTACATGCGGGCGGCGATTTCCCTGGGCTGCCACCCGTTTGCCAGTTTCTGGCGGGTCTACTTCCCGCAGACCTATGCAGGTGTCGGCGCCGGGTGCCTGTTGGTGTTCATCCTTGCCATCGGCTACTACATCACCCCGGCGCTGCTGGGCAGTCCGAACGACCAGATGGTCAGCTATTTCGTCGCGTTCTACACCAACACCAGCATCAACTGGGGCATGGCGACGGCGCTCGGCGGGCTGCTGTTGCTCGCGACCATCGTGCTTTATCTGATTTACAGCTGGCTGGTGGGCGCCAGTCGCCTGCGCCTGAGCTAA
- a CDS encoding ABC transporter substrate-binding protein, with protein sequence MLRSLKFTALTLGMMGAASAMAAGPDLTVVSFGGANKAAQVKAFYAPWEAAGNGKIVAGEYNGEMAKVKAMVDTKSVSWDLVEVESPELSRGCDEDMFEQLDPALFGKAEDYVKGAIQPCGVGFFVWSTVLAYNADKLKTAPTSWADFWDTKQFPGKRGLRKGAKYTLEFALMADGVAPKDVYKVLAGKDGQDRAFKKLDELKPNIQWWEAGAQPPQYLASGDVVMSSAYNGRIAAVQKESNLKVVWNGGIYDFDAWAIPRGLDKTRAEAAKKFIAFSVAPQQQKTYSENIAYGPANTQAVPLLAKDVLKDMPTTPENIANQVQIDVSFWADNGEQLEQRFNSWAAK encoded by the coding sequence ATGTTGAGATCCCTGAAGTTCACAGCCCTGACACTGGGCATGATGGGTGCGGCAAGCGCGATGGCGGCGGGCCCGGACCTGACCGTGGTGTCTTTCGGCGGGGCGAACAAGGCGGCTCAGGTCAAAGCCTTCTACGCACCGTGGGAAGCGGCCGGCAACGGCAAGATCGTGGCGGGCGAATACAACGGCGAAATGGCCAAGGTCAAGGCCATGGTCGATACCAAGAGCGTTTCCTGGGACCTGGTGGAAGTCGAGTCGCCGGAATTGTCCCGTGGTTGTGACGAGGACATGTTCGAACAACTGGATCCGGCCCTGTTCGGCAAAGCTGAAGATTACGTCAAGGGCGCCATCCAGCCTTGCGGCGTAGGGTTCTTCGTATGGTCGACCGTGCTGGCCTACAACGCCGACAAACTCAAGACCGCCCCGACCAGTTGGGCCGACTTCTGGGACACCAAGCAATTCCCCGGCAAGCGCGGCCTGCGCAAGGGCGCCAAGTACACCTTGGAATTCGCCCTGATGGCCGACGGCGTAGCGCCGAAAGACGTCTACAAAGTGCTGGCCGGCAAAGATGGCCAGGACCGCGCATTCAAGAAACTCGACGAACTCAAGCCAAACATCCAGTGGTGGGAAGCCGGCGCCCAGCCGCCGCAATACCTCGCTTCCGGTGACGTGGTCATGAGCTCGGCCTACAACGGCCGGATCGCCGCGGTACAGAAAGAAAGCAATCTGAAAGTGGTGTGGAACGGCGGCATCTACGACTTCGACGCCTGGGCCATCCCGCGTGGCCTGGACAAGACCCGCGCCGAAGCTGCGAAGAAATTCATCGCCTTCTCGGTGGCTCCGCAGCAGCAGAAGACCTACTCGGAAAACATCGCCTACGGCCCGGCCAACACCCAGGCCGTGCCGTTGCTCGCCAAGGATGTCCTGAAAGACATGCCGACCACCCCGGAAAACATCGCCAACCAAGTGCAGATCGACGTCAGCTTCTGGGCTGACAACGGCGAGCAACTGGAGCAGCGCTTCAACTCCTGGGCGGCGAAGTAA
- a CDS encoding ABC transporter ATP-binding protein, whose amino-acid sequence MSQVDSSAGTSDVLVSFRGVQKSYDGENLIVKDLNLDIRKGEFLTLLGPSGSGKTTSLMMLAGFETPTAGEIQLAGRSINNVPPHKRDIGMVFQNYALFPHMTVAENLAFPLTVRGLNKSDVGDRVKRVLSMVQLDSFAQRYPAQLSGGQQQRVALARALVFEPQLVLMDEPLGALDKQLREHMQMEIKHLHQRLGVTVVYVTHDQGEALTMSDRVAVFHQGEIQQIAPPRTLYEEPKNTFVANFIGENNRLNGRLHSQTGDRCLVELGRGEKVEALAVNVGKPGEPVTLSIRPERVSLNGSSEQCVNRFSGRVAEFIYLGDHVRVRLEVCGKNDFFVKQPIAELDPALAVGDVVPLGWQVEHVRALDPLLEAN is encoded by the coding sequence ATGAGCCAGGTCGATTCAAGCGCGGGGACCAGCGATGTGCTGGTCAGCTTTCGTGGTGTGCAAAAGAGCTACGACGGCGAGAACCTGATCGTCAAGGACCTCAACCTGGACATTCGCAAAGGCGAATTCCTGACCCTGCTCGGCCCCTCCGGCTCGGGCAAGACCACCAGCCTGATGATGCTCGCCGGTTTCGAGACCCCGACCGCTGGCGAGATCCAGTTGGCCGGTCGCTCCATCAACAACGTGCCACCGCACAAACGCGACATCGGCATGGTGTTCCAGAACTACGCGTTGTTCCCGCACATGACCGTGGCCGAGAACCTGGCCTTTCCCTTGACCGTGCGCGGCTTGAACAAGAGCGACGTCGGTGACCGGGTCAAGCGTGTCCTGAGCATGGTGCAGTTGGACAGCTTTGCCCAACGCTATCCCGCACAGTTGTCCGGCGGCCAGCAGCAGCGGGTGGCCCTGGCCCGGGCGCTGGTGTTCGAACCGCAGTTGGTCCTGATGGATGAGCCTCTCGGCGCGTTGGACAAGCAATTGCGCGAACACATGCAGATGGAAATCAAGCATCTGCACCAGCGCCTCGGCGTGACCGTGGTCTACGTGACCCACGACCAGGGCGAAGCCCTGACCATGTCCGACCGCGTAGCCGTGTTCCACCAGGGCGAGATCCAGCAGATTGCCCCGCCGCGCACACTCTACGAAGAACCGAAAAACACCTTCGTCGCCAACTTCATCGGCGAAAACAACCGCCTCAATGGACGCCTGCACAGCCAGACCGGCGATCGCTGCCTGGTGGAGCTGGGGCGCGGAGAGAAAGTCGAGGCCCTGGCCGTCAATGTCGGCAAGCCTGGTGAGCCGGTCACGCTGTCGATCCGGCCGGAGCGGGTAAGCCTTAACGGCTCCAGCGAACAATGTGTCAACCGCTTCTCAGGGAGGGTGGCGGAATTCATCTATCTGGGCGACCACGTCCGGGTTCGCCTGGAAGTCTGCGGCAAGAATGACTTCTTCGTGAAACAGCCGATTGCCGAGCTCGATCCCGCGCTCGCCGTCGGGGACGTGGTTCCGCTTGGCTGGCAAGTCGAGCATGTGCGTGCGCTCGATCCCCTTCTAGAGGCGAACTGA
- a CDS encoding response regulator translates to MIRVLVAEDHTIVREGIKQLIGLAKDLVVVGEASNGEQLLETLRHVPCEVVLLDISMPGVNGLEAIPRIRALNNPPAILVLSMHDEAQMAARALKVGAAGYATKDSDPALLLMAIRKVAAGGRYIDPDLADRMVFEVGLTDARPLHSLLSEREFSVFERLAQGANVNDIAQQLALSSKTISTHKARLMQKLNITSLAELVKYAMEHKLL, encoded by the coding sequence GTGATCCGTGTACTGGTAGCCGAAGACCACACCATTGTCCGCGAAGGCATCAAGCAGTTGATCGGCCTGGCCAAGGATCTGGTGGTGGTGGGGGAGGCGAGCAATGGCGAACAGTTGCTCGAGACCCTGCGCCACGTGCCCTGCGAAGTGGTGTTGCTGGATATTTCCATGCCGGGGGTCAATGGCCTGGAGGCGATCCCACGGATCCGGGCGCTGAACAATCCGCCGGCGATCCTGGTGCTGTCGATGCATGACGAGGCGCAAATGGCCGCGCGCGCCCTGAAGGTCGGTGCCGCCGGCTACGCCACCAAGGACAGCGACCCGGCCTTGCTGCTCATGGCGATTCGCAAGGTCGCCGCGGGCGGGCGCTACATTGATCCGGACCTGGCCGACCGCATGGTCTTCGAAGTTGGCCTGACCGACGCCCGGCCGCTGCACTCCCTGTTGTCGGAGCGCGAATTTTCGGTCTTCGAACGCCTCGCCCAGGGCGCCAACGTCAACGACATAGCCCAGCAGTTGGCCTTGAGCAGCAAGACCATCAGCACCCACAAGGCACGGCTGATGCAGAAGCTCAACATCACCTCGCTGGCCGAATTGGTGAAATACGCGATGGAGCACAAGTTGCTCTGA
- a CDS encoding PAS domain-containing sensor histidine kinase, with translation MMRFCCLWVIGCLWLPLMAWAAPAPQTHDVQLNGVQRQWLAEHPQLRVGLVLQAPYAQYDRRLQRLSGTNVELMQWLGKALNVELTWRNFQDVAQLEEAVRDGEVDVAPGLTQTPVGLRLWQFSDPYMRVPQLIVGAQKGAEGVELEKLDTQSRVAVRMPSATADYLRSNYPALNLQGVPMEREALQLLLTQQARYAVVDEAQLGRLMVEPEFAELAVVGDIGSPQLLRVATRRDWPQLAEIIDSALQAIPAKDLEQLHSRWLKPKYPRLTETPGFWQNLTLLLLAMLLSSVAIVFWQRRQQRSVERRLRAAREDIAQRTASEEALRLTQFSIDQSTVGILWVNWDSHVRYANRAAETMLGYAQGAIIDRPLIDFEPGLHMDRWLNLWKRARASEEGPQSFETECVRADGSILPADVSLSFLRFRDAEYLVVYLNDVTERRRALAALRESEARLQGIAANVPGMVFRLERASVTGQIDFAYISEGSESLVGYSPATLARSDTGLRSLVHPEDKSGYHRSQDQALDSDSDWSWQGRILTREGLERWAEIKAITRRLEDGAYVWDGIVWDITESKRIELELASSREQLRELSAHLESVREEEKARIAREVHDELGQMLTVLKLETSMCELAYAQLDPGLQERLNSMKRLIAQLFQLVRDVATALRPPILDAGIASAIEWQARRFEARTQIPCLVQVPDNLPPLSDAKAIGLFRILQEALTNVMRHAQAHTVELTLVQEDDQLCLAVSDDGVGFITDAGRPTSFGLVGMRERVLIMGGQLTLDSEPGEGTTLSVRVPLHEA, from the coding sequence ATGATGCGTTTTTGCTGCCTGTGGGTTATCGGCTGTTTATGGCTTCCCTTGATGGCCTGGGCCGCGCCTGCGCCGCAGACCCATGACGTGCAACTCAATGGCGTCCAGCGCCAGTGGTTGGCGGAGCATCCGCAGCTACGGGTCGGCCTGGTGCTGCAGGCACCGTACGCGCAATACGACCGGCGCTTGCAGCGTTTGTCCGGTACCAACGTCGAGCTGATGCAGTGGTTGGGCAAGGCTTTGAACGTCGAACTGACCTGGCGCAACTTTCAGGACGTTGCGCAACTGGAAGAGGCGGTGCGTGATGGCGAGGTGGATGTCGCCCCAGGCCTGACCCAGACTCCGGTGGGGCTCAGGCTCTGGCAATTTTCCGACCCTTATATGCGTGTACCGCAACTGATCGTCGGCGCGCAGAAAGGCGCCGAAGGCGTGGAATTGGAGAAGCTCGACACTCAGAGCCGGGTTGCGGTGCGCATGCCCAGCGCCACCGCCGACTATCTGCGCAGCAACTATCCGGCGCTCAATTTGCAGGGTGTGCCGATGGAGCGTGAAGCCTTGCAGCTGTTGCTGACCCAGCAGGCCCGATACGCGGTGGTCGACGAGGCGCAGCTTGGACGGCTGATGGTCGAGCCCGAATTCGCCGAGCTGGCGGTGGTGGGCGACATCGGTTCGCCGCAATTGCTGCGGGTGGCCACACGCCGGGACTGGCCGCAGTTGGCCGAGATCATCGACAGCGCCTTGCAGGCCATCCCGGCGAAGGATCTGGAGCAACTGCACAGCCGCTGGCTCAAGCCAAAATATCCGCGCCTGACCGAGACCCCGGGCTTCTGGCAGAACCTGACGCTGTTGCTCCTGGCAATGCTGCTCAGCAGCGTGGCCATCGTATTCTGGCAGCGCCGCCAGCAGCGCTCGGTGGAGCGTCGCCTGCGTGCCGCGCGGGAAGACATCGCCCAACGCACCGCCAGCGAAGAAGCCTTGCGCTTGACCCAGTTTTCCATCGACCAGAGCACCGTCGGCATCCTCTGGGTCAACTGGGACAGTCATGTGCGCTACGCCAACCGTGCTGCCGAAACCATGCTCGGCTACGCGCAGGGCGCGATCATCGACCGGCCGCTGATCGACTTCGAGCCGGGCCTGCACATGGACCGCTGGCTGAACCTGTGGAAGCGTGCCCGTGCCAGTGAGGAGGGGCCACAGAGTTTCGAGACCGAGTGTGTGCGAGCGGACGGGAGCATCCTGCCGGCCGACGTTTCCTTGAGCTTCCTGCGTTTTCGTGATGCCGAATACCTGGTGGTCTACCTCAACGATGTGACGGAACGTCGACGTGCGCTGGCGGCTCTGCGCGAAAGCGAGGCGCGCCTGCAGGGCATCGCCGCCAACGTTCCGGGAATGGTCTTTCGCCTGGAGCGGGCATCGGTGACCGGACAGATCGACTTTGCCTACATCAGTGAAGGCAGCGAAAGCCTGGTGGGTTATTCCCCGGCAACCCTGGCCCGTAGCGATACCGGGCTGCGCAGTCTGGTGCACCCCGAAGACAAGTCTGGCTATCACCGTTCCCAGGACCAGGCGCTGGACAGCGACAGCGATTGGTCTTGGCAGGGACGTATCCTGACCCGCGAAGGCCTGGAGCGCTGGGCCGAGATCAAGGCGATCACCCGTCGCCTCGAAGATGGCGCCTACGTCTGGGACGGTATCGTCTGGGACATCACCGAAAGCAAGCGCATCGAACTGGAGCTGGCCAGTTCCCGGGAACAATTGCGTGAACTGTCGGCGCACCTGGAAAGCGTACGGGAAGAGGAAAAGGCGCGGATCGCCCGGGAAGTCCATGATGAACTGGGTCAGATGCTGACGGTACTGAAGCTTGAAACTTCGATGTGTGAATTGGCCTACGCACAACTCGATCCGGGCCTGCAGGAACGGCTCAACAGCATGAAGCGCCTGATTGCCCAGCTGTTCCAGTTGGTACGCGACGTGGCGACGGCGCTGCGCCCGCCGATCCTGGACGCCGGTATCGCCTCGGCCATCGAATGGCAGGCCCGGCGTTTCGAGGCGCGTACGCAGATCCCTTGCCTGGTGCAAGTACCTGACAACCTGCCGCCCTTGAGCGACGCCAAGGCCATCGGCCTGTTTCGGATACTCCAGGAGGCGCTGACCAATGTGATGCGCCATGCCCAGGCGCATACCGTAGAGTTGACGCTGGTGCAGGAAGACGACCAGTTGTGTCTGGCAGTCAGCGATGACGGTGTAGGATTCATTACTGACGCGGGACGGCCAACATCCTTTGGCCTGGTTGGCATGCGTGAGCGCGTGTTGATCATGGGCGGGCAGTTGACCCTCGACAGTGAGCCGGGGGAGGGCACGACCTTGTCGGTGCGCGTGCCATTACATGAGGCTTGA
- a CDS encoding alpha/beta hydrolase family protein — MPFVYRLALPALCLSLILPSAFSVHAGEPAPAAAEQPAEEKPAERQPLLERSQEEAAALARKVPSQEQQQLQTGSDAFLALWKPANTSDPKGAVIIIPGAGETADWPQAIGPLRKKLPDAEWGSLSITLPDLQSDVIAPRTVETPPETKPADVAAAAPDATTAAPIEQVAGGEADAADPAIAETGEEHAKADAERIFARIDAALAYAEQQSARSIVLLGHGTGAYWAARYLSEKQPAQIERFVMVAAQTPVTATPGLAELTPTLKLATADIFYMDKPLDRNAALERLQASKRLKGSNFSQVALKALPNATAEQEQLFRRVRGWLNPQTD, encoded by the coding sequence ATGCCCTTTGTTTATCGCCTGGCGTTGCCAGCATTGTGCCTGTCGCTGATCCTGCCGAGTGCATTTTCTGTGCACGCCGGCGAACCAGCCCCCGCCGCTGCGGAACAACCCGCCGAAGAGAAGCCGGCCGAACGTCAACCCTTGCTCGAGCGTAGCCAGGAAGAAGCGGCGGCGCTTGCACGAAAGGTCCCGTCCCAGGAACAACAACAGCTACAAACCGGCAGCGATGCTTTTCTTGCGCTGTGGAAGCCAGCCAACACCAGCGATCCCAAGGGCGCGGTCATCATAATCCCCGGCGCAGGCGAAACAGCTGACTGGCCTCAAGCAATCGGCCCATTGCGCAAAAAGTTGCCGGATGCCGAATGGGGCAGCCTGAGTATCACGCTGCCGGACCTGCAAAGCGACGTCATCGCACCCCGCACCGTGGAAACACCGCCCGAAACCAAACCGGCGGACGTAGCGGCCGCAGCGCCGGACGCCACCACCGCCGCCCCCATCGAGCAAGTGGCCGGGGGCGAAGCCGATGCGGCAGATCCCGCCATCGCCGAAACCGGTGAAGAACATGCCAAGGCCGACGCCGAACGGATTTTTGCCCGCATCGATGCGGCGCTGGCCTACGCCGAACAGCAGAGCGCCCGCAGCATCGTGCTGCTGGGCCACGGCACTGGTGCCTATTGGGCGGCGCGCTACCTCAGCGAAAAGCAGCCCGCGCAGATCGAACGCTTCGTGATGGTCGCGGCCCAAACGCCCGTCACCGCCACGCCGGGCCTGGCCGAGCTGACGCCCACCCTGAAGCTGGCCACCGCCGACATCTTCTATATGGACAAACCATTGGATCGCAACGCGGCCTTGGAACGCCTGCAAGCGAGCAAGCGATTGAAGGGGTCGAATTTCAGCCAGGTCGCCCTCAAGGCGTTGCCCAACGCAACGGCGGAGCAGGAACAGTTGTTCCGGCGGGTTCGGGGTTGGTTGAATCCACAAACGGACTAA
- a CDS encoding TerB family tellurite resistance protein: protein MWWPGTLIGAGAGFAIASIPGAMLGALLGQALDRRLDLHSWAQVRERLGGRPALRNDELLFVLLGRLAKSDGRVVDGHIQQARQEMRALDLSEPAQRRAIAAFNRGKSEHDRLRGYLRRLALQPHAAEGVLRACWRMVWADGRAGASERELLAQWGKWLGWTPQQVQALAIDYEPQKLSRPNSGVTYQEALRLLGVSATSEPSQIKRAYRRLLSRHHPDKIAGSGATPLQVREATDRTRELHNAYRLIRERRDFR, encoded by the coding sequence ATGTGGTGGCCAGGGACTCTGATCGGAGCGGGAGCGGGCTTTGCCATAGCCAGCATCCCGGGGGCCATGCTCGGCGCACTGTTGGGACAGGCGCTGGATCGGCGCCTGGACCTGCACAGCTGGGCGCAAGTGCGTGAGCGCCTGGGCGGTCGTCCGGCGTTGCGCAATGATGAATTGTTGTTCGTGTTGCTCGGACGCCTGGCGAAAAGCGATGGGCGCGTCGTCGATGGGCATATCCAGCAGGCTCGCCAAGAGATGCGCGCGCTCGACTTGAGCGAGCCGGCGCAACGTCGCGCCATCGCGGCGTTCAACCGGGGCAAGTCCGAGCACGATCGCTTGCGCGGTTATCTGCGCCGCCTCGCCCTCCAGCCCCATGCGGCTGAAGGCGTGCTACGGGCTTGCTGGCGGATGGTGTGGGCCGATGGCCGCGCAGGTGCGAGTGAGCGCGAGTTGCTTGCCCAATGGGGCAAGTGGTTGGGCTGGACGCCGCAGCAGGTCCAGGCGCTGGCGATCGATTACGAACCGCAGAAACTGTCGCGACCCAACAGCGGCGTGACTTACCAGGAGGCGTTGCGGCTGCTGGGCGTTTCCGCCACCAGTGAGCCGTCACAGATAAAGCGGGCTTACCGTCGGCTGCTCAGCCGCCACCACCCGGACAAGATCGCCGGTAGCGGGGCGACGCCCTTGCAGGTGCGTGAAGCGACTGACAGGACCCGGGAGCTGCATAACGCCTATAGGCTGATTCGCGAACGGCGGGATTTCCGCTAG